From Burkholderia sp. WP9, a single genomic window includes:
- a CDS encoding ABC transporter permease — translation MSTPSAPAGHSRSFAERMPSLAEVGPLIALVLACGFFISQSSRFLSFQNLSLILQQTMVVAVIAIGQTLIVLTGGIDLSCGMVMAFGSIIMTKFAVTLGVPPVLAILCGIGASTLFGALNGVLITRIKLPAFIVTLGTLNIAFALTQIYSNAESVSNLPDAIMFFGNTFKLGPADVTYGTVLTLLMYLATWFVLRDTVPGRHLYALGNNPEAARLMGLSSQKILLTVYSLAGAIYGIAALLSVSRTGVGDPQAGQTENLDSITAVVLGGTSLFGGRGSIVGTLLGALIVGVFRNGLTLIGVSSVYQVLITGMLVILAVAADKLSHRRG, via the coding sequence ATGTCGACTCCATCCGCGCCCGCCGGCCATTCCCGCTCGTTCGCCGAGCGCATGCCATCGCTTGCCGAGGTCGGGCCACTCATCGCACTGGTCCTGGCTTGCGGCTTCTTCATCTCGCAGAGCAGCCGCTTCCTGTCGTTCCAGAACCTCTCGCTGATCCTGCAGCAAACCATGGTGGTCGCGGTCATCGCCATCGGCCAGACGCTGATCGTGCTGACCGGCGGCATCGATCTTTCGTGCGGCATGGTGATGGCGTTCGGCTCGATCATCATGACCAAATTCGCGGTCACGCTGGGCGTGCCGCCAGTCCTCGCGATCCTGTGCGGGATCGGTGCGAGCACGCTGTTCGGCGCGCTCAACGGCGTGCTCATCACGCGCATCAAACTGCCCGCTTTCATCGTCACGCTGGGCACGCTGAATATCGCTTTTGCGCTCACGCAGATCTATTCGAACGCCGAGAGCGTGTCGAACCTGCCGGACGCGATCATGTTCTTCGGCAATACGTTCAAGCTCGGGCCCGCGGATGTCACGTACGGCACCGTGCTCACCCTGCTGATGTATCTGGCCACCTGGTTCGTGTTGCGCGATACGGTGCCCGGGCGTCATCTCTATGCGCTCGGCAACAACCCCGAGGCCGCGCGCCTGATGGGCCTGTCGTCGCAGAAGATCCTGCTGACCGTGTATTCGCTGGCCGGCGCGATCTACGGCATTGCCGCATTGCTGTCCGTGTCGCGCACCGGCGTGGGCGATCCGCAGGCGGGACAAACCGAGAACCTCGACAGCATTACCGCGGTCGTGCTCGGCGGCACGAGTCTGTTCGGCGGACGCGGCTCGATTGTCGGCACGCTGCTCGGCGCGCTGATTGTCGGCGTGTTCCGCAATGGTCTGACGTTGATCGGCGTTTCTTCGGTCTACCAGGTGTTGATCACCGGCATGCTGGTGATTCTTGCCGTAGCCGCGGACAAACTTTCCCATCGTCGCGGTTGA
- a CDS encoding ATP-binding cassette domain-containing protein, protein MSTNTSASTAMPVLQARGLIKRYGNVTALDGCDFEVLPGEIMAVIGDNGAGKSSLIKALSGATVPDEGEILLDGKPVKFRSPLDARAQGIETVYQELAVAPAMSIAENLFLARELLKPGWRGSIFKMIDKRRMLDEATAHMKDLQIGIRSMRQAVETLSGGQRQGVAVARSAAFARHVVILDEPTAALGVKEGNMVLELIRRVRDRGLPVILISHNMPHVFEIADRIHIQRLGRRAALVNRKDIHMSEAVAIMTGAKEADVKAIA, encoded by the coding sequence ATGTCGACAAACACTTCCGCTTCAACCGCAATGCCCGTTCTGCAGGCACGCGGCCTCATCAAACGCTATGGCAACGTGACCGCGCTCGACGGTTGCGATTTCGAAGTGCTGCCCGGCGAGATCATGGCCGTGATCGGCGATAACGGCGCCGGCAAATCGTCGTTGATCAAAGCCCTTTCCGGCGCCACCGTGCCAGACGAAGGCGAGATTCTGCTCGACGGCAAGCCGGTCAAATTCCGCAGCCCGCTGGATGCCCGCGCGCAAGGCATCGAAACGGTGTATCAAGAACTCGCGGTGGCGCCGGCCATGAGCATCGCCGAAAACCTGTTTCTCGCCCGCGAACTGCTCAAACCCGGCTGGCGCGGCTCCATCTTCAAGATGATCGACAAACGCCGCATGCTGGACGAAGCGACCGCGCATATGAAGGACCTGCAGATCGGTATCCGCTCGATGCGTCAGGCGGTCGAAACGCTCTCGGGCGGCCAGCGCCAGGGTGTGGCCGTGGCGCGCAGCGCGGCGTTCGCGCGGCACGTGGTGATTCTCGACGAACCCACCGCCGCCCTCGGCGTGAAGGAAGGCAACATGGTGCTGGAACTGATCCGCCGCGTGCGCGATCGCGGCTTGCCCGTGATCCTCATCAGCCACAACATGCCACACGTGTTCGAGATCGCGGACCGTATCCATATCCAGCGACTCGGCCGGCGCGCGGCGCTCGTGAACCGGAAGGACATTCATATGTCGGAGGCTGTGGCAATCATGACGGGCGCAAAGGAAGCCGACGTCAAGGCGATTGCATGA
- a CDS encoding dihydrodipicolinate synthase family protein — MTQASTSSALRGVFPVVPTIFDDAGRLDLEGQKRCIDFMIDAGSNGLCILANFSEQFALSDDERTTLMHVALEHVAGRVPVIVTTTHFSSHQCAERSRSAQAAGAAMVMIMPPYHGATIRVGERGIYEFYRTVSDAISIPIMIQDAPVSGTPLSAPFLARMAREIDHVSYFKIEVPQAANKLRELIELGGDAIVGPWDGEEAITLMADLDAGATGSMTGGGYADGIRLIVDAYAAGDTEAAAAHYQQWLPLINYENRQGGLASCKALMKEGGVIRSDAVRHPLPQMHPATREGLLKVARRLDPLVLRWGR; from the coding sequence ATGACTCAGGCATCCACTTCTAGCGCCTTGCGCGGCGTGTTCCCCGTCGTGCCGACCATCTTCGACGACGCCGGCCGGCTCGACCTCGAAGGCCAGAAACGCTGCATCGATTTCATGATCGACGCGGGTTCGAACGGGCTGTGCATTCTGGCGAACTTCTCCGAGCAGTTCGCCCTGTCCGACGACGAGCGCACGACGCTCATGCACGTGGCGCTCGAACACGTCGCGGGCCGCGTGCCGGTGATCGTCACGACCACGCATTTCAGTTCGCACCAGTGCGCCGAGCGCAGTCGCAGCGCACAGGCCGCGGGCGCCGCGATGGTCATGATCATGCCGCCGTATCACGGCGCGACGATCCGCGTCGGCGAGCGCGGCATCTACGAGTTCTACCGGACCGTGTCCGACGCAATCTCGATTCCGATCATGATTCAGGACGCGCCGGTGAGCGGCACGCCATTGTCGGCGCCGTTTCTCGCCCGCATGGCGCGCGAGATCGATCACGTGTCGTACTTCAAGATCGAAGTGCCGCAAGCGGCGAACAAGCTGCGCGAACTCATCGAGCTGGGCGGCGACGCAATCGTGGGTCCATGGGACGGCGAAGAGGCGATCACGCTGATGGCCGATCTGGATGCGGGCGCAACCGGATCGATGACGGGCGGCGGCTACGCCGACGGCATCCGTCTGATCGTCGACGCCTATGCGGCCGGCGACACCGAGGCGGCCGCCGCCCACTATCAGCAGTGGCTGCCGTTGATCAACTACGAAAACCGCCAGGGCGGCCTCGCATCGTGCAAGGCGCTGATGAAGGAAGGCGGCGTGATCCGCTCCGACGCGGTACGCCATCCATTACCGCAAATGCATCCGGCCACACGCGAAGGACTGTTGAAGGTCGCGCGACGGCTCGATCCGCTGGTGCTGCGCTGGGGGAGATAA
- a CDS encoding sigma-70 family RNA polymerase sigma factor, with the protein MTANPRELTPETLAELLERVAKQDGAALRELYDLAAPKLFGLALRILSKHEWAEEVLQDSFVNIWRFAGDYRRALSAPMTWMSAIVRNRALDHLRRVNSQETEWSDALDDLVATGDPDPEALTAVSLQARLLAGCMQQLEPAQRQAVALAYLRDQSHSEIAEVLTVPLGTIKSWIRRGLAKLKTCLGGE; encoded by the coding sequence ATGACCGCCAATCCTCGAGAACTGACGCCGGAAACCCTCGCCGAGCTGCTCGAACGTGTCGCCAAACAGGACGGCGCGGCATTGCGCGAGCTATATGATCTCGCCGCCCCGAAACTGTTTGGCCTTGCTCTCCGTATATTGAGCAAGCACGAGTGGGCCGAAGAAGTCTTGCAGGACAGCTTCGTCAATATCTGGCGCTTTGCCGGCGACTATCGCCGCGCGCTGTCCGCCCCGATGACGTGGATGTCGGCAATCGTCCGTAATCGTGCTCTCGATCACCTGCGGCGGGTCAACTCGCAGGAAACAGAATGGAGCGATGCGTTGGACGATCTCGTGGCAACCGGCGATCCGGATCCCGAAGCGCTGACGGCGGTCAGCCTGCAGGCACGTTTGCTGGCCGGCTGCATGCAGCAACTGGAGCCGGCGCAGCGTCAGGCAGTTGCCCTCGCCTACCTGCGCGACCAGAGCCATAGCGAGATCGCCGAAGTGCTGACGGTGCCGCTCGGCACCATCAAGTCATGGATCAGACGCGGCCTCGCCAAGCTCAAGACCTGCCTGGGAGGCGAGTGA
- a CDS encoding sugar ABC transporter substrate-binding protein has protein sequence MNLNSRRLPVARKIVSMCVAASAVWCASASQAADQPVVGLITKTDTNPFFVKMKQGAEAAASKDGAKLITAAGKFDGDNASQVTAIENMMTAGAKAILITPSDTKAIVPSIKKARAAGVMVVALDTPTDPQDATDALFATDNFKAGVLIGKYAKAALNGKPAKIATLDLAPGVSVGVLRHNGFLEGFGVKPGDPSVVCSQDTRGDQAKGQTAMENCLQKSPDINVVYTINEPAAAGAYRALKAAGKDKDVMIVSIDGGCEGVRNVKAGAIAATSQQYPLKMASLGVTAGVEYAKTGKKVSGYQDTGVTLITDKPMSGIDSKDTKFGLDNCWGNK, from the coding sequence ATGAATCTGAATTCCCGCAGGCTTCCTGTCGCCAGGAAAATCGTGTCGATGTGCGTCGCGGCATCGGCGGTATGGTGTGCGAGCGCGAGCCAGGCGGCCGACCAGCCTGTCGTCGGCCTGATCACCAAGACCGACACCAACCCGTTCTTCGTGAAGATGAAACAGGGCGCCGAAGCGGCCGCCTCGAAAGACGGCGCGAAGCTCATCACGGCCGCGGGCAAGTTCGACGGCGACAACGCGAGCCAGGTCACCGCCATCGAAAACATGATGACGGCCGGCGCGAAAGCGATTCTGATCACGCCGAGCGACACCAAGGCGATCGTGCCGAGCATCAAGAAAGCGCGCGCCGCCGGCGTGATGGTGGTCGCGCTCGACACGCCGACCGATCCGCAAGACGCCACGGACGCCCTCTTCGCCACCGACAACTTCAAGGCCGGCGTGCTGATCGGCAAATACGCGAAAGCGGCGCTGAACGGCAAGCCCGCGAAGATCGCCACACTCGATCTCGCGCCCGGCGTCTCGGTCGGCGTGCTGCGGCATAACGGCTTCCTGGAAGGCTTCGGCGTGAAGCCGGGCGATCCATCGGTGGTCTGCAGCCAGGACACCCGCGGCGATCAGGCCAAGGGCCAGACGGCGATGGAAAACTGCCTGCAGAAATCGCCCGACATCAACGTGGTCTACACGATCAACGAACCGGCCGCAGCGGGCGCCTACCGCGCGCTCAAGGCGGCGGGCAAGGATAAAGACGTGATGATCGTCTCGATCGACGGCGGCTGTGAAGGCGTGCGCAACGTCAAGGCGGGCGCCATCGCCGCGACCTCGCAGCAATATCCGCTCAAGATGGCTTCGCTCGGCGTGACGGCCGGCGTCGAATACGCGAAGACCGGCAAGAAGGTCTCCGGCTATCAGGACACCGGCGTGACGCTGATCACCGACAAACCGATGTCCGGCATCGACAGCAAGGACACCAAGTTCGGCCTCGACAACTGTTGGGGCAACAAGTAA
- a CDS encoding transglycosylase domain-containing protein, whose translation MNRPLVRLPFRATGTASVRKWFKWALAAALLLLLALAARFCQVEIETSRLQARYLSELTRDVGFSVADGPSHSIRFPQADKGPYDSRLGYALLPSIQQRLLQRGFEVSAQARDSERMLSLADNGLFLPYEEKDRAGLQLFDGTGAPLFSAQFPGRVYDNFDAIPPLVVNSLLFIEDRYLLDPDQPNRNPAIDWGRFSRALADQGVRVFNHHQSQPGGSTLATQIEKFRHSADGRTASPPEKLRQIASASVRAYLNGPQTMPARRQIVVHYLNSVPLAAQPGIGEINGIGDGLAAWYGRDFNDINRILKAPPTEQNLPEQGVAFRQVLSLMIAQRAPSYFLHHGYKELERLTDSYLRLLANGGIVSIPLRDAALSAVVDLHRMPARTASTESFVSRKAVTSMRSHLLAALGIPSFYELDRLDLQAKGTLNNAVQQAVSERLAAAATRDGAKAAGLVGFEMLRASDDPSKIAYSFTLFERRDGAALVRVQTDSVNQPFDINSGARLNLGSTAKLRTVVTYLQIVSDLHKRYAPLSTAELKAVKYDPNDQLTRWSLDYLAHTSDRSLQAMLDAAVERKYSASPGETFYTGGGAQTFNNFESDDNSRILTVHRAFQHSVNLVFVRLMRDIVHYEMVQTTGPSSQWLGDPQIRKMYLMRFADQESRVYMNRFYTKYHGKTRDQALALLLLGVRKSPPKVATVLRSVAPDESNAWFNAQMRAALKNTPAASVLDDEDLGNLYAKYAIDRFNLNDRGYISSVHPLELWTLNYLREHPGATLDQIQSASRDVRLSTYSWLFKTRYHATQDRRIKRMVELRAYDAIGKSWQALGYPFATLTPSYAAAIGASGDRPAALAQLIGVIANNGNKVPTESLTQLDFAKDTPYETHFQRAAVAPQQQLSPEIAGVVKVLLRDVVTGGTAKRLAQGMTFPDGQTLEVYGKTGTGDQRFNVFAKGARLIESRKVNRSATFVFAMGDRFYGTLTAWVHEPYAAHYEFTSALSVQLLKSMAPVLQPLLDNPPAKTASVRKVAAQ comes from the coding sequence ATGAATCGGCCACTGGTTCGGTTACCGTTTCGCGCAACAGGCACGGCGTCTGTGCGGAAGTGGTTCAAATGGGCGCTGGCGGCGGCGTTACTGCTCCTGCTGGCACTGGCGGCGCGCTTTTGCCAGGTCGAGATCGAAACATCGCGATTGCAGGCGCGCTATCTCTCCGAACTGACTCGCGACGTGGGTTTCTCCGTCGCCGACGGTCCCAGTCACTCCATCCGTTTTCCTCAAGCTGACAAAGGTCCCTACGACAGCCGTCTAGGCTATGCGCTGCTGCCGTCGATCCAGCAGCGCCTGCTGCAACGCGGATTCGAAGTGAGCGCTCAGGCGCGCGATTCCGAGCGGATGCTGTCGCTGGCGGATAACGGCCTCTTTCTTCCATACGAAGAAAAGGATCGGGCAGGCTTGCAACTCTTCGATGGCACGGGCGCGCCGCTCTTTTCCGCGCAGTTCCCGGGCCGCGTGTATGACAACTTCGACGCGATTCCGCCGCTCGTCGTGAATTCGCTGCTTTTTATCGAAGACCGTTATCTGCTCGATCCGGATCAGCCGAACCGCAATCCGGCAATCGACTGGGGCCGCTTCAGCCGTGCCCTGGCCGATCAGGGCGTGCGCGTGTTCAACCACCATCAGTCGCAGCCCGGCGGCAGCACGCTCGCCACGCAGATCGAAAAATTCCGCCACTCGGCAGACGGGCGCACGGCGAGCCCGCCGGAGAAATTGCGGCAGATCGCGTCGGCCTCGGTGCGCGCCTATCTGAACGGCCCGCAAACCATGCCGGCGCGCCGGCAGATCGTCGTCCACTATCTCAACTCGGTGCCGCTCGCCGCGCAGCCGGGCATCGGCGAAATCAACGGCATTGGCGATGGACTCGCCGCCTGGTACGGGCGCGATTTCAACGACATCAATCGCATTCTGAAAGCGCCTCCGACCGAACAGAATCTGCCGGAGCAGGGCGTGGCGTTTCGCCAGGTGCTCTCGCTGATGATCGCGCAACGCGCGCCGTCGTATTTCCTGCATCACGGCTACAAAGAACTCGAACGGCTGACCGACAGTTATCTGCGGCTGCTCGCGAACGGCGGCATCGTGTCGATCCCGTTGCGCGATGCCGCGCTGTCCGCCGTGGTGGATTTGCACCGCATGCCCGCGAGAACGGCGAGCACGGAGTCCTTCGTGTCGCGCAAGGCGGTCACGTCCATGCGCTCGCATCTGCTGGCCGCGCTCGGCATTCCGAGTTTTTACGAACTCGACCGCCTCGATCTGCAGGCGAAAGGCACGCTCAACAACGCGGTGCAGCAAGCCGTGAGCGAACGCCTCGCCGCTGCCGCTACGCGCGACGGTGCGAAGGCCGCAGGTCTCGTCGGCTTCGAAATGCTGCGGGCGTCGGATGATCCTTCGAAGATCGCTTATAGCTTCACGCTGTTCGAGCGGCGCGACGGCGCTGCCCTCGTGCGTGTGCAAACCGATAGCGTCAACCAGCCGTTCGATATCAATTCCGGCGCGCGGCTCAATCTCGGTTCGACGGCGAAACTGCGTACCGTGGTGACGTATTTGCAGATCGTCTCAGATCTGCACAAGCGTTATGCGCCGCTGAGCACAGCGGAGCTGAAAGCCGTCAAGTACGATCCGAACGACCAGCTCACGCGCTGGTCGCTCGATTATCTTGCGCACACATCGGACCGCTCGCTGCAAGCCATGCTCGACGCTGCCGTGGAGCGCAAGTACTCGGCCAGTCCCGGCGAAACCTTCTATACGGGCGGCGGCGCGCAGACCTTCAACAATTTCGAATCCGACGACAACAGCCGCATCCTGACCGTGCATCGCGCATTCCAGCATTCGGTGAATCTGGTTTTCGTGCGTTTGATGCGCGACATCGTTCATTACGAAATGGTGCAGACCACCGGGCCGTCGTCGCAATGGCTGGGCGATCCGCAGATCCGCAAGATGTATCTGATGCGCTTCGCCGATCAGGAAAGCCGCGTGTACATGAATCGTTTCTATACGAAGTACCACGGCAAGACGCGCGACCAGGCGTTGGCGCTGCTGCTGCTCGGCGTGCGCAAATCGCCGCCCAAAGTGGCGACGGTGTTACGCAGCGTCGCGCCCGACGAGTCGAATGCATGGTTCAACGCGCAGATGCGCGCGGCGCTGAAAAACACGCCCGCCGCCTCCGTGCTCGACGACGAGGATCTGGGGAATCTGTATGCCAAATACGCGATTGACCGCTTCAATCTGAACGACCGCGGCTACATCTCCAGCGTGCATCCGCTCGAACTGTGGACGCTCAACTATCTGCGCGAGCATCCCGGCGCCACGCTCGACCAGATTCAGAGCGCGAGCCGCGACGTGCGTCTGTCGACGTATTCATGGCTCTTCAAGACGCGCTATCACGCCACGCAAGACCGCCGCATCAAGCGGATGGTCGAACTGCGCGCGTACGATGCCATCGGCAAATCGTGGCAGGCGCTCGGTTATCCGTTTGCGACGCTCACACCTTCGTATGCGGCTGCAATCGGCGCGTCGGGCGATCGGCCCGCCGCGCTCGCGCAACTGATCGGCGTGATTGCCAACAATGGCAACAAGGTGCCGACCGAAAGCCTCACGCAACTCGACTTCGCGAAAGACACGCCTTACGAAACGCATTTCCAGCGCGCGGCGGTGGCGCCGCAACAGCAGTTGTCGCCGGAAATCGCCGGCGTGGTGAAAGTGCTGTTGCGTGACGTAGTGACGGGCGGCACCGCGAAACGTCTTGCGCAAGGCATGACATTCCCCGATGGCCAGACCCTGGAGGTGTACGGCAAGACCGGCACCGGCGATCAGCGCTTCAATGTGTTCGCCAAAGGCGCTCGTCTGATCGAGTCGCGCAAGGTGAACCGCAGCGCGACCTTCGTGTTCGCGATGGGCGACCGTTTCTACGGCACCTTGACCGCGTGGGTGCATGAACCGTATGCCGCGCATTACGAGTTCACGAGCGCGCTATCGGTGCAGTTGCTAAAGTCGATGGCGCCGGTGTTGCAGCCGTTGCTGGACAACCCGCCTGCAAAGACCGCGTCTGTGAGGAAGGTGGCGGCGCAATGA
- a CDS encoding anti-sigma factor — protein MNLHRYPQLVDLLAAEYVLGTLRGGARRRFQRYADHDTTIRKAVDEWQRRISPMAELAEPRMPPAAVWEAIERRLGLTAAREAARPRSVVEIPARPSRSLFENLAFWRGWALGVTGVAAVALVVAVRSLLPSATAPVTAPTVAQQPETAVSHVAVLNNKDAHPVMLVAWDEAHSTMTVHPLGKVDLPAGRAMELWGIPASGHPVSLGMLPDSANGKVTAGQQKPESYAALAVSIEAPGGSPDHNAPSGPVVFTGKLLPVS, from the coding sequence ATGAATCTCCATCGCTATCCTCAGCTAGTCGATCTGCTGGCCGCCGAATATGTGCTCGGCACGCTGCGTGGTGGCGCGCGCCGCCGCTTTCAACGCTACGCGGACCACGACACGACGATCCGCAAGGCCGTCGACGAATGGCAGCGCCGCATCTCGCCAATGGCCGAGCTCGCGGAGCCGCGCATGCCGCCGGCCGCCGTGTGGGAAGCCATCGAACGGCGTCTCGGCCTCACGGCGGCGCGGGAAGCGGCACGCCCGCGCAGCGTGGTGGAAATACCGGCGCGGCCGTCGCGCAGCCTGTTCGAGAACCTGGCGTTCTGGCGCGGCTGGGCACTCGGCGTCACGGGTGTCGCGGCAGTCGCCCTGGTGGTCGCCGTGCGCTCACTGTTGCCGTCCGCCACCGCGCCTGTCACGGCGCCGACCGTGGCTCAGCAACCCGAAACGGCCGTGTCGCATGTGGCCGTGCTGAACAATAAGGACGCGCATCCGGTCATGCTGGTCGCGTGGGACGAAGCGCATTCGACCATGACCGTGCATCCGCTCGGCAAGGTCGATCTGCCCGCGGGCCGGGCCATGGAACTGTGGGGCATTCCGGCGAGCGGCCACCCGGTTTCGCTCGGCATGCTGCCGGACAGCGCGAACGGCAAGGTCACCGCCGGTCAGCAGAAGCCGGAGAGTTACGCGGCGCTGGCCGTCTCGATCGAAGCGCCGGGCGGCTCGCCCGATCACAACGCGCCGAGCGGTCCGGTGGTGTTCACCGGCAAGTTGCTGCCGGTGTCCTGA
- a CDS encoding LysR family transcriptional regulator, translating into MKDTLNLLLSKLRMKQLQLLIALDDQKSLHKAAGAMSLTQSAASKALQELESMLDAPLFERSKSGMIPNQLGHCVIRYARLVTTDLTALCQDVAEIRSGRGGRLAIGAIMGAIPECVVPALNQLHAGQPNLSVEVVEDTSARMLQQLDDGRLDLVIGRAAVAADPSKYHYRPLGDEPLSVVVGYGHPPLPRKEVKLRDLAGHRWVMYPSHMPLHALLEREMDLAGLDMPDNPVSTASTFVTVALLQSSHDLVSLLPTAIADMFVRKRMLRLVPVKLKSPSQTFGVVTRKGGELSPPAEQFVELLSAQAAKPTPKRLPEHTARKQKSA; encoded by the coding sequence ATGAAAGACACCCTGAACCTCCTGCTCTCGAAACTGCGCATGAAGCAACTCCAATTGCTGATTGCGCTCGACGACCAGAAGTCGCTGCACAAAGCCGCCGGTGCGATGTCGCTGACGCAGTCGGCGGCCAGCAAGGCCTTGCAGGAACTGGAGTCGATGCTCGACGCGCCGCTCTTCGAGCGGTCGAAAAGCGGCATGATCCCGAACCAGCTCGGCCATTGCGTGATCCGCTACGCGCGCCTCGTGACGACGGATCTCACCGCGCTCTGCCAGGACGTCGCCGAGATACGTTCCGGGCGCGGCGGGCGTCTCGCGATCGGCGCGATCATGGGCGCGATTCCGGAGTGCGTCGTGCCGGCGCTGAATCAACTGCATGCCGGGCAGCCGAACCTTTCCGTCGAAGTGGTGGAAGACACGAGCGCGCGCATGCTGCAGCAACTCGACGACGGCCGGCTCGATCTGGTAATCGGTCGCGCGGCGGTGGCGGCCGATCCATCGAAGTATCACTATCGTCCCCTAGGCGACGAGCCGCTCTCGGTGGTGGTGGGCTACGGTCATCCGCCGTTGCCGAGGAAAGAGGTGAAACTGCGCGATCTGGCCGGCCATCGCTGGGTGATGTATCCGTCGCACATGCCGCTGCACGCGCTGCTCGAACGTGAGATGGATCTGGCCGGTCTGGACATGCCGGACAACCCGGTGTCGACGGCTTCAACTTTCGTCACGGTCGCTCTGCTGCAAAGCAGTCACGATCTGGTTTCGCTCTTGCCTACCGCGATCGCAGATATGTTCGTGCGGAAAAGGATGCTGCGCCTCGTTCCGGTGAAACTCAAATCGCCGTCGCAGACTTTTGGCGTTGTCACGCGCAAGGGTGGGGAGCTGTCGCCGCCAGCGGAACAGTTCGTCGAATTGTTGAGTGCGCAGGCGGCGAAGCCGACGCCAAAACGGTTGCCGGAGCACACGGCACGAAAGCAAAAAAGCGCCTGA
- a CDS encoding ROK family transcriptional regulator: MDTTGTRSPLKRTVGSNQVGMRQFNERIVLQAIRLHGPLPKADVSRLTRLSMQTVSMIVERLIDDGLLEKQARVRGRIGQPSVPIALRAQGAYTIGIKVGRRSLDVLAMDFAGHVVHRDVFEYAYPDPRTLFPALESKLARVNQSLGAKASQVVGVGVAAPLWLGGWRDFLGAPPDALEAWHEIDLRSRIATMTGLPVEFAKDTTAACAAELVMGQGRGIHNFLYLFVGTFIGGGLVIDGRLHGGPHDNAGAVGSIPLREGGPRKPARQLLHAASGFVLEKLLNDAGAPAAAAHDHRALSPEMWRHTEQWLDSACPAIANALTNAAALLDLEAIVIDGELDRQLVREIIRRTERVLDRFEWEGMVRPQLLEGAIGADARAMGGAILPLYAHFAPVHELFLKPAAETVYQTPA, from the coding sequence ATGGACACCACCGGCACCCGCTCGCCTCTCAAACGCACGGTCGGCTCGAATCAGGTCGGCATGCGGCAATTCAACGAGCGCATCGTCCTGCAGGCGATCCGCTTGCATGGGCCGCTGCCGAAAGCCGACGTGAGCCGCCTCACGCGTCTTTCCATGCAGACGGTGTCGATGATCGTCGAGCGCCTCATCGACGACGGGCTGCTCGAAAAGCAGGCGCGGGTGCGCGGCAGGATCGGCCAGCCGTCGGTGCCGATCGCGTTGCGCGCGCAAGGCGCGTACACCATCGGCATCAAGGTGGGACGCCGCAGTCTCGACGTGCTGGCCATGGATTTTGCCGGCCATGTCGTGCATCGCGATGTCTTCGAATACGCGTACCCCGATCCGCGCACGCTGTTTCCCGCGCTCGAAAGCAAGCTGGCGCGCGTGAACCAGTCGCTCGGCGCGAAGGCCAGCCAGGTGGTCGGCGTAGGCGTCGCGGCGCCCTTGTGGCTCGGCGGCTGGCGCGATTTTTTAGGCGCGCCGCCGGACGCGCTGGAGGCGTGGCATGAGATCGATCTGCGCTCGCGCATCGCCACCATGACGGGCCTGCCCGTCGAGTTCGCCAAAGACACCACGGCCGCCTGCGCCGCCGAACTCGTGATGGGCCAGGGCCGCGGCATCCACAACTTTCTGTATCTGTTCGTCGGCACGTTTATCGGCGGCGGCCTCGTGATCGACGGCCGTTTGCACGGCGGCCCGCACGATAACGCGGGCGCGGTCGGCTCGATTCCGTTGCGCGAAGGCGGCCCGCGCAAACCCGCGCGCCAGTTGCTGCACGCGGCCTCGGGCTTCGTGCTCGAAAAGCTCTTGAACGATGCGGGCGCACCGGCCGCGGCCGCGCACGATCATCGCGCGTTGTCGCCGGAAATGTGGCGGCACACCGAACAATGGCTCGACAGCGCGTGCCCGGCGATCGCCAACGCGCTGACCAATGCGGCCGCGTTGCTCGACCTCGAAGCGATCGTGATCGACGGCGAACTCGACCGGCAACTGGTGCGGGAAATCATTCGACGCACCGAGCGCGTGCTCGACCGTTTCGAATGGGAAGGCATGGTGCGGCCGCAATTGCTGGAAGGCGCAATCGGAGCCGATGCGCGCGCAATGGGCGGCGCGATTCTGCCGCTCTATGCGCATTTCGCGCCGGTGCACGAGCTATTCCTCAAACCGGCGGCGGAGACGGTTTATCAGACGCCGGCGTGA